The following coding sequences are from one Equus caballus isolate H_3958 breed thoroughbred chromosome 27, TB-T2T, whole genome shotgun sequence window:
- the PURG gene encoding purine-rich element-binding protein gamma isoform X2: MERARRRGGGGGGRGRGGKNVGGSGLSKSRLYPQAQHSHYPHYAASATPNQAGGAAEIQELASKRVDIQKKRFYLDVKQSSRGRFLKIAEVWIGRGRQDNIRKSKLTLSLSVAAELKDCLGDFIEHYAHLGLKGHRPEHGHGKEPGSRRRQKHSAPSPPVSVGSEEHPHSVLKTDYIERDNRKYYLDLKENQRGRFLRIRQTMLRGTGMIGYFGHSLGQEQTIVLPAQGMIEFRDALVQLIEDYGEGEMEERRGGDDDQLELPEGTSFRVDNKRFYFDVGSNKYGIFLKVSEVRPPYRNTITVPFKAWTRFGENFIKYEEEMRKICNSHKEKRMDGRRASGEEQECLD, from the coding sequence ATGGAAAGAGCCAGGCGAAGGGgaggcggcggcggtggccgtgGCCGCGGCGGCAAGAATGTAGGGGGCTCTGGCCTAAGCAAGAGTAGACTCTATCCCCAGGCCCAGCACTCCCACTACCCCCACTACGCGGCTTCGGCCACCCCTAATCAGGCTGGGGGCGCAGCCGAAATCCAGGAGCTGGCCTCCAAACGAGTGGACATCCAGAAAAAGAGGTTTTACCTAGACGTGAAGCAAAGCTCCCGGGGCCGGTTCCTAAAGATAGCCGAAGTCTGGATAGGGAGAGGCCGGCAGGACAATATCAGAAAGAGTAAACTGACCCTCTCCCTGTCTGTGGCAGCGGAGCTGAAGGACTGTCTAGGGGACTTCATCGAGCACTACGCCCACCTGGGCCTGAAAGGCCACCGGCCGGAGCATGGCCACGGGAAGGAGCCAGGCTCCAGGAGGAGACAGAAGCACTCGGCACCTTCCCCACCCGTGTCCGTGGGGTCCGAAGAGCACCCTCACAGTGTCCTCAAAACAGACTACATAGAGAGGGACAATAGGAAGTATTATCTAGACCTCAAAGAAAATCAGCGGGGTCGTTTCCTAAGGATTAGACAAACCATGCTGCGGGGGACTGGCATGATAGGTTATTTTGGCCACAGTTTGGGCCAAGAACAGACTATTGTCCTCCCAGCGCAGGGAATGATTGAGTTTCGTGATGCCTTGGTTCAGCTGATTGAAGACTATGGTGAAGGGGAGATGGAAGAACGAAGAGGTGGAGACGATGACCAACTGGAACTCCCCGAGGGGACTTCTTTCAGAGTGGACAATAAAAGGTTCTACTTTGATGTGGGCTCTAATAAATATGGAATTTTCCTGAAGGTAAGTGAGGTGAGGCCACCTTACCGTAATACTATTACTGTTCCATTCAAAGCTTGGACAAGGTTTGGGGAGAATTTTATCAAGTATGAAGAAGAGATGAGGAAAATTTGCAACAgccataaagaaaagagaatggatgGCAGAAGGGCCAGTGGTGAAGAACAAGAATGCCTCGACTAG